In the genome of Telluria mixta, the window TGGGCGCGCCGAACCTGACGGACAAGGTGTGGCTGTACGGCGGCAGCCCGGAGACGATCATGGAGACGATCCGCAAGGGCCGCAACAACACGATGCCCGCGTGGGGCGAATTCCTCGGCGAGGGCAAGGCGCACGTGCTGGCCGCCTACGTCTGGTCGCTGTCCAATACGCCTGGCACGCAGCACGAGGTGGCGGCAAAATGAATGCGCGCGCGCCCAAGGAGACGGTCATCAAGATGTACGCCAAACGCGAGGACATCCATCCGCGCGTGGTGAAGGGACCGTTCGCCACCCTGCGCCGGGCGTGCGTCTGGCTCACGCAGGCGCTGTTCTACGGCCTGCCGTGGCTGTCCATGCACGGCCGCCAGGCGGTCCTGTTCGACCTGGGCGCCCGTAAATTCCACCTGTTCGGCCTCGTGCTGTGGCCGCAGGATTTCATTTATCTCGCGGCCCTGCTGATCATCAGCGCCTACGGTTTGTTCCTCGTGACCGCGGTGGCGGGGCGCGTGTGGTGCGGCTATGCCTGCCCGCAAACGGTCTACACCGAGATCTTCCTGTGGATCGAGCGCCGCATCGAAGGCGACCGCAGCGCGCGCATCCGCCTCGACCGCCAGCCGTGGACCCTGGAAAAGCTGGGCAAGCGGGGCGCCAAGCACCTGGCCTGGGGCACGGTCGCCCTGTGGACCGGTTTTACCTTCGTCGGCTACTTCACGCCGATCCGTGCGCTGGGCGACGCCGTCGCGCACCTGGGCCTCGGTCCGTGGGAAGCGTTCTGGATCCTGTTCTACGGCTTCGCCACGTACGGCAACGCGGGCTGGATGCGCGAGCAGGTGTGCAAGTACATGTGCCCATACGCCCGCTTCCAGAGCGCGATGTTCGACCGCGACACGCTGATCGTCAGCTACGACGTGGCCCGTGGCGAGCCCCGCGGCGCGGCGCGCAACGGCACCAAAGGTGACTGCATCGACTGCTCGCTGTGCGTACAGGTCTGCCCGGTCGGCATCGACATCCGCGATGGCCTGCAATACGAATGCATCGGCTGCGCCGCCTGCATCGATGCCTGTTCCGGCGTGATGGACAAGGTAGGAAGACCGCGCGGCCTGATCCGCTACTCGACCGAGAATGCCCTGGCCGGCGGCTGGAATGCAAAGCAGATCCGCGCCCG includes:
- the ccoG gene encoding cytochrome c oxidase accessory protein CcoG, with amino-acid sequence MNARAPKETVIKMYAKREDIHPRVVKGPFATLRRACVWLTQALFYGLPWLSMHGRQAVLFDLGARKFHLFGLVLWPQDFIYLAALLIISAYGLFLVTAVAGRVWCGYACPQTVYTEIFLWIERRIEGDRSARIRLDRQPWTLEKLGKRGAKHLAWGTVALWTGFTFVGYFTPIRALGDAVAHLGLGPWEAFWILFYGFATYGNAGWMREQVCKYMCPYARFQSAMFDRDTLIVSYDVARGEPRGAARNGTKGDCIDCSLCVQVCPVGIDIRDGLQYECIGCAACIDACSGVMDKVGRPRGLIRYSTENALAGGWNAKQIRARLLRPRTIGYGLVFVLMAAGMSTALALRTPLKLDVIRDRGSMGREVEDGKIENVYRLQLMNTGERPHLFHIGVSGIPSAAIADEDLVELDGASTRAVPVRVRIEHGAARTGSNALTFTVTAQDEPALRVTEKAVFIVPR